In Numidum massiliense, a single genomic region encodes these proteins:
- the tsaD gene encoding tRNA (adenosine(37)-N6)-threonylcarbamoyltransferase complex transferase subunit TsaD, with protein MTNILGIETSCDETAVAVVQGGRKLLSNVVSSQIDIHRKFGGVVPEVASRHHVEAITVLLEEALAQAELTLAQIDAVAVTQGPGLVGALLIGVNTAKALAFARQLPLIPVHHIAGHIYANQLVGEMQFPLVALVVSGGHTELIYMEDHYSFTRLGQTRDDAAGEAYDKVARLLDLPYPGGPQVDELAHKGTATYTFPRAWLEPESLDFSFSGLKTAVMQTVARWEKEHGLGAEARTGLPKERNEQHERHKRNDVPHERMTAQKNGHPEGGSAKQRFAADVAASFQEAVSEVLIEKTFRAVRATGVKQLLVAGGVSANRGLREQLTARAKASAVTLHIPPLALCTDNAAMIAAAGYYAWKKKGITASWDLNADPGLSLV; from the coding sequence ATGACGAACATTTTGGGGATTGAGACGAGTTGTGACGAGACGGCGGTTGCCGTCGTGCAAGGTGGACGGAAGCTACTCAGCAATGTCGTGTCATCACAAATCGACATTCACCGGAAATTTGGTGGCGTCGTACCGGAAGTGGCCTCCCGCCATCATGTCGAAGCGATCACAGTGTTGTTAGAAGAGGCGCTAGCGCAGGCGGAGCTTACGCTGGCGCAGATCGACGCGGTGGCGGTCACCCAAGGTCCCGGTCTTGTCGGGGCCTTACTGATCGGAGTGAATACTGCGAAGGCTCTTGCCTTTGCGCGTCAGTTACCACTCATTCCCGTACACCATATTGCCGGCCACATTTACGCTAACCAGCTCGTAGGCGAGATGCAATTCCCGCTCGTCGCCCTCGTCGTCTCGGGGGGACATACGGAGCTCATTTATATGGAGGATCACTACTCGTTTACGCGTCTCGGGCAAACGCGGGACGACGCGGCCGGGGAAGCGTACGACAAAGTGGCGCGGCTGTTAGACCTGCCGTATCCGGGAGGACCGCAAGTGGACGAGCTCGCGCATAAAGGAACGGCTACGTACACGTTTCCACGGGCGTGGTTGGAGCCGGAGTCGCTCGATTTTAGTTTTAGCGGCTTGAAGACTGCTGTCATGCAGACCGTTGCCCGCTGGGAAAAAGAGCATGGACTAGGAGCAGAGGCGCGGACCGGGTTGCCGAAGGAACGAAACGAACAGCATGAACGACACAAACGGAACGATGTACCGCACGAACGAATGACGGCACAAAAAAACGGCCATCCCGAGGGCGGAAGCGCCAAGCAACGGTTTGCCGCCGATGTCGCCGCCAGTTTTCAGGAAGCCGTCTCAGAGGTGCTCATAGAAAAGACGTTTCGCGCCGTCCGCGCGACAGGCGTCAAGCAGTTGCTAGTCGCAGGGGGTGTCTCTGCCAATCGCGGCTTGCGCGAACAGTTAACAGCGCGCGCGAAGGCTAGTGCCGTAACACTGCACATCCCGCCTCTTGCGTTATGCACCGACAATGCGGCGATGATCGCTGCCGCCGGCTACTACGCGTGGAAAAAGAAAGGAATCACCGCGAGTTGGGATTTAAACGCTGACCCGGGGCTCTCTCTCGTTTAG
- a CDS encoding DUF4352 domain-containing protein: MKRYILEMIFVLTLFLFFIVGCSSGGEEAGGGKVQGDKPSAETTKDNKTVDGSEGAQDESDGTADEDGDADETSGDLPSGDVKSQSGLKMGETALIESTAGKYEVTLNSAKYADEVGGRESIEEVYLIVDVTVKNVGKKILEASAVQGSNIEVDGSYFDNVADVVGGVKLLKGKLSPYESTDGELLFEIRKGKTYKLVFGQGLGVVMNKVEWEFDASEVK; the protein is encoded by the coding sequence GTGAAGAGATATATTTTAGAGATGATATTCGTACTCACCCTCTTCCTTTTCTTCATCGTCGGATGTTCTTCCGGCGGTGAAGAAGCGGGTGGGGGTAAGGTGCAGGGAGACAAACCGTCTGCTGAAACAACAAAAGATAACAAAACGGTTGACGGATCGGAGGGTGCTCAGGATGAAAGTGATGGTACGGCTGACGAGGATGGGGATGCTGACGAAACTTCTGGTGACCTACCGTCTGGTGATGTTAAAAGTCAGTCCGGGTTAAAGATGGGGGAGACTGCCTTAATCGAGAGCACCGCGGGAAAATATGAAGTAACGCTTAATTCCGCGAAATATGCCGATGAAGTAGGGGGTAGGGAATCGATAGAAGAGGTCTATTTGATTGTTGACGTGACAGTGAAGAATGTGGGTAAGAAAATTCTTGAAGCAAGTGCTGTTCAAGGATCAAATATAGAAGTAGATGGGTCATATTTTGATAACGTAGCAGATGTAGTAGGCGGTGTGAAGTTATTAAAAGGGAAGTTATCGCCCTATGAATCGACAGATGGCGAGCTCCTATTCGAAATTAGAAAAGGGAAGACCTATAAGCTTGTATTTGGTCAAGGTTTAGGAGTTGTCATGAACAAGGTCGAATGGGAGTTTGACGCAAGTGAAGTAAAGTAA
- the tsaB gene encoding tRNA (adenosine(37)-N6)-threonylcarbamoyltransferase complex dimerization subunit type 1 TsaB, with amino-acid sequence MNWLVIDTCTSVLGVAVMSADTLLGERTTAQRRHHTERLLPAIDRLLQETERTMSQIDGIAVTRGPGSYTGVRIGVTTAKTLAWSLDVPLIGISSLAALAANGRSFNGYVVPMWDARRERVYTGCYQFAYTAMSEGQQMHLSPTCHLAERVTPLDAWIDELARRTDGPCLFLGDGAKAYRASIAAQLGERAFFASALDDTVRPAAVGLLAIEKWRVNGSDDVHRFAPNYLQATEAERNWNRQNRASKN; translated from the coding sequence GTGAATTGGTTAGTGATCGACACGTGCACGTCCGTGTTGGGCGTCGCCGTCATGAGCGCCGACACTCTCTTGGGAGAGCGGACGACCGCGCAGCGGCGGCACCATACGGAACGGCTGTTGCCGGCGATTGACCGTCTGCTGCAAGAAACTGAGCGTACGATGTCGCAGATCGACGGCATTGCCGTCACACGAGGACCGGGCTCCTATACCGGCGTACGCATCGGGGTGACGACGGCCAAAACACTCGCATGGTCGCTCGACGTTCCGCTCATCGGCATTTCTAGTTTAGCCGCACTCGCCGCGAATGGGCGCTCGTTTAACGGATACGTCGTTCCGATGTGGGATGCGCGCCGCGAGCGCGTGTATACGGGTTGTTATCAGTTTGCGTACACGGCCATGTCTGAAGGGCAACAGATGCACCTCTCGCCGACGTGCCACTTGGCGGAACGCGTGACGCCGCTCGACGCGTGGATCGACGAGTTAGCTCGCCGTACAGACGGGCCGTGCCTCTTTTTAGGCGACGGAGCCAAAGCGTACCGCGCATCGATCGCGGCTCAATTAGGCGAGCGAGCCTTCTTTGCGAGCGCGCTTGACGATACGGTTCGCCCAGCGGCGGTCGGCCTGTTGGCGATCGAAAAATGGCGGGTAAACGGTAGCGACGACGTACACCGCTTCGCTCCAAACTATTTGCAAGCAACGGAGGCCGAGCGGAATTGGAACCGACAGAACCGCGCCAGCAAAAACTGA
- the rimI gene encoding ribosomal protein S18-alanine N-acetyltransferase — protein MNDCTRSEFSVGDFAFRPLEARDIPALAEIERLSFTTPWSEDAFHYELEQNQFAQYTVATCGECVVGYCGMWVIFDEAHITNIAIHPAFRGHKLGEKLMCYVMVLAKAKGADKMTLEVRPSNTVALKLYRKLGFQHEGTRPNYYADDREDAWIMWVTLDDEHFGD, from the coding sequence CTGAACGACTGCACACGTAGCGAGTTTTCCGTAGGAGACTTTGCCTTCCGGCCGCTGGAGGCGCGAGACATACCCGCACTAGCAGAAATTGAAAGGCTATCGTTTACGACACCGTGGTCTGAGGACGCTTTTCACTACGAACTGGAGCAAAACCAGTTTGCCCAATATACGGTCGCAACGTGTGGCGAGTGCGTCGTCGGTTATTGTGGGATGTGGGTCATCTTTGACGAAGCACACATTACGAACATCGCGATCCATCCCGCTTTTCGCGGTCACAAACTTGGGGAAAAACTCATGTGTTACGTCATGGTGCTCGCGAAAGCGAAAGGGGCAGATAAAATGACGTTAGAAGTGCGGCCTTCGAATACCGTTGCTCTAAAGTTGTACCGGAAGTTAGGGTTTCAACACGAGGGGACGCGGCCAAATTATTACGCGGACGACCGTGAAGATGCATGGATTATGTGGGTGACATTAGATGACGAACATTTTGGGGATTGA
- a CDS encoding DUF6382 domain-containing protein, which translates to MQTSVYNLHCSFIQQNGHYMVVSKDEAQGFSNDDLVPIQVKMIQSNDIPRLLPLKVEDIDFNIRFHYNIAGKRPLSRYLQEKRLSTYEYYALLLHLVVTLEESTMYMLSDQQYVLLEDFIYIGKDVNELFVTYLPLQTLENKAPMYDELKALLLRLAHGVEGMPSRAHQEIATYTNDSSFSLSGLKALLLQLQTNSATGGQASREAAPAAEPAVTAAQNVRDDASDRSGKKKKRRKKDKQKDKASGKEKAVKKGKGSDDPTGAVASSFGRREKLLLLVSAVLAIALVFIATDQPAEEDFLLLAVVAVLVIAINGYVIFKIWQKGGGGDVVAAAGADGPEVPLTSLEEEAVASVEQQRSTEALGQETAQSLARDVVPATPVGRQPHAAQQPTVGVGQQGTTHVPQPHTGTLGTPELETPQRAQPLSQSTSQPMSYQPTSPQSTPTSSPAERFQAEKQAAERQGGVTSTGDRVVADEGFEGSEGSEGSVQAEVAATAEAQTELPVEKTAPASGSVSASDGQGSSHSDLADAAAMRTIHANSANASAEGTPSPVHLANQSAEKPASRDVASKASAVSSVPADVPTDPADATRKQQIDVPVDVSAAGERDSMPERKAKRMPKQGEATAGQGEATAGQDDPTVILGDEEDDAGDAYALPHSVPFLEVKRGEDVERVAIDRDHFTVGRHPQKCQYVEDSIGVSRQHLEFIRIGDLYGVKDVGSKNGSKLNDEQMVPYKIYALKTGDSIKIGRVVYTFQIE; encoded by the coding sequence ATGCAAACGTCTGTGTACAACTTACATTGCAGTTTCATTCAACAAAACGGGCATTACATGGTCGTGTCAAAAGACGAGGCGCAAGGGTTTAGTAACGATGACTTAGTACCGATTCAAGTCAAGATGATCCAGTCGAACGACATTCCGCGCCTGTTGCCGTTGAAAGTAGAGGACATCGACTTTAACATCCGTTTTCACTACAACATTGCTGGTAAGCGGCCGTTATCTCGCTATTTGCAAGAAAAAAGGCTCTCCACATACGAATATTATGCGCTCCTATTGCATCTTGTGGTGACACTCGAAGAAAGTACCATGTACATGCTGAGTGACCAGCAGTACGTGTTACTGGAGGACTTTATATACATTGGCAAAGATGTCAATGAACTGTTCGTCACGTACTTACCGCTGCAAACGCTCGAAAACAAAGCGCCAATGTACGACGAGCTAAAAGCGTTGCTGTTACGATTGGCGCACGGTGTCGAAGGCATGCCGAGTAGAGCACACCAAGAAATCGCCACCTATACGAACGACTCTAGTTTCAGCTTAAGCGGACTTAAAGCGTTACTTTTGCAGTTGCAAACAAATAGCGCAACGGGGGGACAAGCATCGCGAGAGGCGGCTCCGGCTGCAGAACCTGCCGTCACTGCCGCACAAAACGTACGCGACGATGCCAGCGACCGTTCGGGTAAGAAGAAAAAACGTAGAAAGAAAGATAAACAGAAAGATAAAGCGTCAGGCAAGGAAAAAGCGGTGAAGAAGGGAAAAGGAAGCGACGACCCGACAGGTGCGGTGGCTTCCTCGTTCGGGCGTAGGGAAAAGTTACTTTTACTCGTATCGGCCGTACTTGCGATCGCGCTTGTTTTTATAGCAACCGATCAGCCGGCTGAAGAAGACTTCTTGTTACTTGCCGTCGTCGCTGTGCTCGTCATTGCCATTAACGGCTACGTCATTTTTAAAATTTGGCAAAAAGGCGGCGGAGGAGACGTTGTGGCAGCAGCGGGTGCTGACGGGCCGGAAGTACCATTGACTTCGTTAGAGGAAGAAGCTGTCGCCTCTGTAGAGCAGCAGAGATCCACGGAGGCGCTTGGACAGGAGACCGCGCAGTCGCTGGCAAGAGATGTTGTTCCTGCTACGCCGGTAGGCCGGCAACCTCATGCGGCACAACAACCGACCGTCGGTGTGGGGCAGCAAGGCACAACGCACGTACCGCAACCGCATACGGGGACACTGGGGACTCCAGAACTAGAAACTCCGCAACGAGCGCAGCCATTGTCGCAGTCAACGTCCCAGCCAATGTCGTATCAACCTACGTCACCACAGTCGACACCGACTTCCAGCCCTGCTGAACGGTTTCAAGCAGAGAAGCAAGCAGCGGAGCGACAGGGCGGTGTGACATCGACAGGAGACCGCGTCGTAGCGGACGAGGGATTCGAGGGTTCCGAGGGATCTGAGGGATCTGTGCAAGCAGAAGTGGCGGCCACGGCTGAAGCGCAGACAGAGCTTCCTGTGGAAAAGACAGCACCTGCTTCTGGTTCAGTGAGTGCCTCCGATGGACAAGGATCGTCTCATAGTGATTTGGCGGACGCCGCGGCGATGAGAACGATTCACGCTAATTCTGCGAACGCTTCGGCGGAAGGAACGCCTTCACCCGTTCATTTGGCGAATCAATCCGCGGAAAAGCCGGCTTCCCGCGATGTTGCATCGAAAGCGTCGGCCGTATCCTCAGTCCCTGCAGATGTACCCACAGACCCTGCAGACGCCACCCGGAAGCAACAAATTGATGTGCCAGTAGATGTGTCGGCGGCAGGTGAGCGTGACAGTATGCCCGAACGTAAGGCCAAGCGTATGCCCAAACAAGGCGAAGCGACCGCAGGACAGGGCGAAGCGACCGCTGGACAAGACGATCCGACCGTCATTCTCGGCGATGAAGAGGACGACGCGGGTGACGCTTACGCATTGCCGCACAGTGTACCTTTTCTCGAAGTGAAACGTGGGGAAGACGTGGAGCGCGTCGCGATCGATCGCGATCATTTTACAGTCGGGCGCCATCCGCAAAAGTGCCAGTACGTCGAGGATTCGATCGGTGTCTCTCGTCAGCACCTCGAGTTTATTCGCATAGGCGATTTGTACGGGGTGAAAGACGTCGGATCAAAAAACGGAAGTAAGTTAAACGACGAGCAAATGGTGCCGTACAAAATATATGCGCTGAAAACAGGCGATTCGATCAAGATTGGCCGCGTGGTGTATACGTTCCAGATCGAATAG
- a CDS encoding DUF4352 domain-containing protein, with product MQRMFKVMLVLVFSLILLVGCSGGEGASKKDSGDTQASDGTKDQAKDKGKSKGSGEQQEKEDGLSAKEDPDDEDDGELPSGDVKDQLGLKIGETGLIESAVGKNEITLNSAKYANKVGDEEPFEDVFLILDVTVKNVGDKNFDASEVQGSKVFTEEKIAYDNQADLVKGIKALKGDLAPGKSASGELLFDIEKTGNYRLVFGEGLGTVMNKVEFEFDGSEVK from the coding sequence ATGCAACGTATGTTTAAGGTGATGTTGGTGTTAGTTTTTAGTCTTATTCTACTCGTTGGTTGTTCTGGTGGTGAGGGAGCTAGTAAGAAGGATTCTGGTGATACGCAGGCTTCAGATGGAACCAAGGATCAAGCAAAAGATAAAGGAAAGTCCAAAGGATCAGGCGAACAACAAGAAAAAGAAGATGGGTTGTCCGCTAAAGAAGATCCGGACGATGAGGATGACGGAGAATTACCGTCTGGTGATGTCAAAGATCAGCTTGGATTGAAAATTGGCGAGACAGGACTTATTGAGAGCGCAGTAGGCAAAAATGAAATAACACTAAACTCGGCAAAGTATGCAAATAAGGTTGGGGACGAGGAGCCATTTGAAGATGTTTTTCTCATTTTAGATGTGACTGTGAAAAATGTTGGAGATAAGAATTTTGATGCGAGTGAGGTTCAGGGATCAAAGGTCTTTACTGAAGAGAAAATTGCTTACGATAATCAGGCTGATTTAGTCAAGGGTATAAAAGCGCTTAAGGGTGATTTAGCCCCTGGTAAATCGGCTAGTGGCGAATTGCTATTTGATATTGAGAAAACAGGGAATTATAGACTCGTATTCGGGGAAGGTTTAGGCACCGTCATGAACAAAGTAGAATTCGAATTTGACGGTAGCGAAGTAAAGTAA
- a CDS encoding serine/threonine protein kinase, with the protein MDTYDVHLQRGDVLKDRYRVLSVLGVGGMATVYLAEDRRLPQTYWALKEARTATPGAKRLVVEAQCLSTLDHPQLPLIADFFAAPDGEYSYLVQEYIAGETLLARFRAADKQLPDEEVIAYALQLCDVLHYLHTRKPEPIVYRDLKPGNVIVDRGGKARLIDFGTARTFHANKSHDTVQLGTNGFAAPEQFEKVQTDSRADLFSLGAMLYYLLSGGKYVYAGNQPLAALRRDLPQALLQCVHQLIQQQPAERIQSATEVKQQLQHVFAHLTR; encoded by the coding sequence TTGGATACTTACGATGTCCACTTACAGCGAGGCGATGTCCTAAAAGACCGGTACCGGGTATTGTCCGTACTCGGTGTGGGGGGGATGGCGACCGTTTACTTGGCTGAGGACCGCCGTTTGCCACAAACGTACTGGGCGTTAAAAGAAGCGCGCACGGCTACCCCAGGGGCGAAGCGCCTCGTCGTAGAAGCGCAGTGTTTGAGTACGTTGGATCATCCCCAGCTCCCCCTCATTGCAGATTTCTTTGCCGCTCCGGATGGGGAGTATTCGTATCTCGTGCAGGAGTATATTGCCGGAGAAACACTTTTGGCACGGTTTCGTGCAGCAGACAAGCAGTTACCCGATGAGGAGGTCATTGCGTATGCGCTGCAACTGTGCGATGTGCTGCACTACTTACACACGCGCAAACCTGAGCCAATCGTCTACCGCGATTTAAAACCGGGTAATGTCATCGTCGACAGAGGGGGCAAAGCCCGCTTGATCGATTTTGGAACAGCACGCACGTTTCACGCGAACAAAAGTCACGATACGGTCCAGCTGGGGACGAACGGATTTGCCGCGCCGGAACAGTTTGAAAAAGTGCAAACTGATTCAAGGGCTGATCTTTTTTCCCTCGGCGCGATGCTCTACTATTTATTGAGTGGCGGGAAGTATGTGTATGCGGGGAACCAGCCGTTAGCCGCTTTGCGCCGCGATTTACCGCAGGCGCTCCTGCAATGCGTACACCAGCTCATCCAACAGCAGCCCGCCGAGCGGATCCAAAGTGCTACAGAAGTGAAGCAGCAGTTGCAACACGTGTTCGCACACCTAACGAGGTAA
- a CDS encoding A24 family peptidase has protein sequence MQLHDYLLIAYLIVAFVWDVKWYKIPNWLTMGAVATGLVYHLIVGGIDGLIFSGLGMLAGGGLLLLLYFFKAVAGGDVKLFAGIGALVGVEHALYDMMYAIVYAGIIGIVLLLFSRKIMLRVVNAFMQVFMKWLARDFKALEFSVGKTTRFPFMYAVLPGVATTYWFTL, from the coding sequence GTGCAATTACACGATTATTTACTCATCGCTTACTTGATTGTCGCCTTTGTCTGGGATGTGAAGTGGTATAAAATCCCTAACTGGCTCACGATGGGGGCGGTAGCTACCGGGCTCGTTTACCACCTAATCGTAGGCGGCATCGACGGCCTCATTTTTTCCGGCCTCGGTATGCTCGCTGGCGGTGGTCTGCTGTTACTTTTGTACTTCTTTAAAGCTGTCGCGGGCGGTGATGTAAAACTGTTTGCTGGCATTGGCGCGCTCGTCGGCGTGGAACACGCACTTTACGACATGATGTATGCGATCGTTTACGCTGGAATCATCGGTATTGTTTTGTTGCTATTTTCGCGTAAAATCATGCTCCGCGTGGTGAACGCGTTTATGCAGGTGTTCATGAAATGGCTCGCACGCGATTTTAAGGCGTTAGAATTTAGCGTCGGGAAAACGACGCGCTTTCCGTTCATGTATGCGGTGTTACCTGGTGTCGCCACGACATATTGGTTTACTTTGTAA
- a CDS encoding TadE/TadG family type IV pilus assembly protein, protein MIITDSVSRLRTFRRESDGSMTLEAAMLLPVFLLFVMLLITMIRLAIAEVALNHAASDTAGLIATHAYPASVVWGKANKTIDDKIKEGTAGVLNLDHVKKLLDKVIQLFGKGSAQEIFTNQSKALLTSIMQDKFAEYANDDFFKKDKVKVTDLTVPNLNGSQPYLKLTVEYKLKINAPFINKELKLRKQVSERLWIGK, encoded by the coding sequence ATGATCATCACCGACAGCGTGAGCCGTCTACGCACATTCCGCCGCGAATCCGATGGCAGTATGACACTCGAAGCAGCTATGCTTTTACCTGTTTTTCTCCTGTTCGTCATGTTACTCATCACGATGATTCGCTTGGCCATTGCAGAAGTTGCCCTCAACCACGCTGCTTCAGACACAGCGGGGCTCATTGCAACCCACGCTTACCCTGCAAGCGTCGTATGGGGGAAAGCGAACAAAACTATCGATGATAAAATTAAGGAGGGCACAGCCGGCGTATTAAATCTTGATCACGTAAAGAAACTGTTGGATAAAGTCATTCAACTATTCGGCAAAGGATCCGCACAAGAAATTTTTACTAACCAGTCTAAAGCACTACTAACATCGATCATGCAGGACAAATTTGCTGAGTACGCTAACGACGACTTTTTTAAGAAAGATAAAGTAAAAGTGACCGACCTTACCGTTCCAAATTTAAACGGCTCACAGCCCTACCTCAAACTAACAGTTGAATACAAGCTAAAAATTAATGCGCCGTTCATCAATAAGGAACTTAAGCTCCGCAAGCAAGTGAGCGAGCGGTTGTGGATCGGTAAGTAA
- a CDS encoding PP2C family protein-serine/threonine phosphatase, with the protein MSGTNFAHWQIGLATDAGAVRKVNEDAVFVRAMADPAGDEVAIAVVADGMGGYEGGDLASQTAVAMIEMWWYERLPKLLKQQQFIKKIAVELNTCVYNINERLLEIGQKMRQKLGTTLSALLLYKGEYVIFHIGDSRIYRSSGRSHSFQSYVRRLSQESIAAAEPVFLEETEILTSDGYITQLTEDHSWVQAQVRLGQMTKEEARVHTKRNVLVQCLGLEQGVVPYQTRGIYQPHDIFLLCTDGYYSVYSDEEIRFMLEALEERYTRFQSVCDKLTRYARWSGSTDNITVALLRHIYAGQSHALSIQNKQ; encoded by the coding sequence ATGAGCGGGACGAACTTTGCGCATTGGCAGATCGGGTTGGCGACAGATGCGGGTGCTGTAAGAAAAGTGAATGAAGACGCAGTGTTTGTGCGGGCGATGGCCGATCCGGCGGGAGACGAAGTGGCGATTGCTGTCGTAGCGGACGGTATGGGGGGCTACGAAGGGGGCGACTTAGCGAGTCAGACAGCTGTCGCCATGATCGAAATGTGGTGGTACGAACGCCTGCCAAAGCTATTAAAGCAACAGCAATTTATTAAAAAAATTGCGGTCGAACTAAACACGTGCGTGTACAACATTAATGAACGTCTACTAGAGATCGGACAGAAGATGCGCCAGAAACTGGGAACGACCTTATCGGCCTTGTTGCTTTATAAAGGCGAGTACGTCATTTTTCACATCGGCGACAGTCGCATTTACCGAAGTAGCGGCCGAAGTCATTCGTTTCAATCATACGTGCGTCGCCTTTCCCAAGAAAGCATTGCTGCCGCCGAGCCTGTCTTTCTCGAGGAGACGGAAATTCTGACAAGCGACGGCTACATCACCCAATTGACCGAAGATCATTCGTGGGTACAAGCGCAAGTGAGGTTGGGGCAAATGACGAAGGAAGAAGCCCGGGTACACACCAAGCGCAACGTGCTGGTACAGTGTCTCGGACTGGAACAAGGGGTGGTTCCGTATCAGACGCGGGGCATTTACCAACCGCATGACATTTTTTTACTGTGCACAGACGGCTATTACTCGGTATATTCGGATGAGGAGATTCGCTTCATGCTGGAAGCGTTAGAGGAGCGCTATACGCGCTTCCAAAGCGTCTGCGACAAACTGACGCGTTACGCCCGCTGGAGTGGATCGACCGACAACATTACCGTCGCTTTGCTACGCCACATTTACGCGGGTCAATCGCATGCGTTATCTATCCAAAACAAACAGTAG
- the tsaE gene encoding tRNA (adenosine(37)-N6)-threonylcarbamoyltransferase complex ATPase subunit type 1 TsaE: MIHLTVESASVDDTHRQAERLAAIVQPGDVLALTGHLGAGKTTFTQGFATALGVTEQVNSPTFTLIKEYEGRLPFYHMDLYRLSAEEEALELGIEEYFCGDGVSVVEWPERLGDYLPDDALHIHFAVKVDGLRRIDIKAPDGRWSERLKELSLT; this comes from the coding sequence ATGATACATCTTACGGTAGAGAGTGCTTCCGTCGACGACACGCACCGACAAGCGGAGCGCTTGGCCGCAATCGTCCAGCCCGGAGACGTCCTCGCGCTAACAGGGCATCTCGGGGCGGGAAAAACGACATTTACACAAGGGTTTGCGACAGCTCTCGGAGTGACGGAACAAGTGAATAGCCCGACGTTTACACTCATTAAAGAATACGAAGGGCGGCTGCCTTTCTATCATATGGACCTTTATCGTCTGTCAGCGGAAGAAGAAGCATTGGAATTAGGGATTGAGGAATATTTTTGCGGGGACGGGGTGTCGGTCGTCGAGTGGCCCGAGCGGTTAGGGGATTACTTGCCGGACGACGCCTTACATATTCATTTCGCGGTCAAAGTGGACGGCCTACGGCGCATCGACATCAAGGCACCCGACGGCCGTTGGAGCGAACGGTTGAAGGAGTTGTCCCTAACGTGA